A stretch of the Tardiphaga sp. 709 genome encodes the following:
- a CDS encoding uridine kinase: MIEPSDDRKDTSPLIAEIAEFIRHHATGSILRVGIDGVDGVGKTVFADTLARVIGTLGRPVIRASVDSFHNTREIRYRQGKTSPHGFYADSYNYVELRKVLLDPLGPGGSRVYCPAIFDHTVNAPVAACWSIADPDAVLVLDGIFLHRPELRDVWDLSIFLDAPFAITIPRGAGRGPGYGSADVDAASNRRYIEGQRLYLQENDPQNRADLVIDYSDFTHPAVTARRWPP, translated from the coding sequence ATGATTGAGCCGTCGGATGATCGCAAGGACACGTCGCCGCTGATCGCAGAGATCGCCGAATTTATTCGGCATCATGCGACGGGCTCGATCCTCCGCGTCGGCATCGATGGCGTGGACGGTGTAGGAAAGACGGTGTTCGCGGACACGCTCGCGCGTGTAATCGGCACGCTCGGACGGCCCGTTATCCGCGCCTCCGTGGACAGCTTTCACAACACGCGCGAGATCCGATACCGGCAGGGCAAAACCTCTCCACATGGCTTTTACGCGGACTCCTATAATTATGTTGAGTTGCGGAAAGTACTGCTCGATCCTCTCGGACCCGGCGGCTCGCGCGTCTATTGCCCTGCCATCTTCGATCACACCGTGAACGCCCCGGTCGCCGCTTGCTGGTCGATTGCCGATCCCGATGCTGTCCTCGTCCTCGATGGCATTTTTCTGCACCGCCCGGAACTCAGGGACGTCTGGGACCTGTCGATTTTTCTGGATGCGCCATTCGCCATCACCATCCCGCGCGGCGCCGGTCGCGGCCCCGGATACGGATCGGCTGATGTGGATGCCGCGTCCAACCGGCGCTACATCGAAGGCCAGCGCCTGTATCTGCAAGAGAACGACCCGCAAAACCGCGCGGATCTCGTCATCGACTATTCCGATTTCACGCACCCTGCAGTCACAGCCCGCCGCTGGCCGCCCTGA
- the ftsW gene encoding putative lipid II flippase FtsW yields MISREQRTPLSEWWWTVDRLLLAAIIALMLAGVILSLAASPPVATRIGLDPFHFFNRHILFLVPSIIVLIGVSFMTPRQIRRSALVVFAISIALILATLLIGPEVKGAKRWITILGINIQASESAKPAFVVIAAWLFSESARKPEMPATSMAIVLLMMLVSLLVMQPDFGQTMLILMAWGSLFFIAGMRMVWVFGLGATAAGGLLMAYFLVPHVAGRIKRFMDPASGDTFQVDTAMEAFSNGGWFGLGPGEGIAKRSLPDSHTDFVFAVGAEEFGILLCLAVLSLFAFIVIRAMSRAYATEDLFSRFAASGLAILFGVQAAINMAVNLHLIPAKGMTLPFISYGGSSMISLAYSVGMLLALTRMRPRTEVEAIDAHVARTYA; encoded by the coding sequence ATGATCTCTCGCGAACAACGCACACCGCTCAGCGAATGGTGGTGGACCGTGGACCGCCTGCTGCTGGCGGCGATCATCGCGCTGATGCTGGCCGGCGTGATCCTGTCGCTGGCCGCCTCGCCGCCGGTGGCGACGCGCATCGGGCTCGATCCGTTCCACTTCTTCAACCGCCACATCCTGTTCCTGGTGCCGTCGATTATCGTACTGATCGGCGTGTCCTTCATGACGCCGCGGCAGATCCGCCGCTCGGCGCTGGTGGTGTTCGCGATCTCCATCGCGCTGATCCTGGCGACCTTGCTGATCGGGCCGGAGGTGAAGGGCGCCAAGCGCTGGATCACCATTCTCGGCATCAACATCCAGGCGTCGGAATCCGCCAAGCCTGCTTTTGTCGTCATCGCCGCCTGGCTGTTCTCGGAGTCCGCGCGCAAGCCAGAGATGCCCGCGACGTCCATGGCCATTGTCCTGCTGATGATGCTGGTGTCGCTGCTGGTGATGCAGCCTGACTTCGGTCAGACCATGCTGATCCTGATGGCCTGGGGTTCGCTGTTCTTCATCGCCGGCATGCGCATGGTCTGGGTATTCGGCCTCGGCGCCACCGCGGCAGGCGGGCTATTGATGGCTTACTTCCTGGTGCCGCACGTCGCCGGCCGTATCAAACGCTTCATGGATCCCGCCTCGGGCGATACGTTCCAGGTCGATACGGCGATGGAGGCGTTTTCGAATGGCGGCTGGTTTGGCCTCGGGCCGGGCGAGGGCATCGCCAAGCGCAGCCTGCCGGACAGCCACACCGACTTCGTCTTCGCCGTCGGCGCCGAGGAATTCGGCATCCTGCTGTGCCTCGCGGTGCTCAGCCTGTTCGCCTTCATCGTGATCCGCGCAATGTCGCGCGCCTACGCCACCGAAGATCTGTTCTCGCGCTTCGCTGCGTCGGGTCTCGCGATCCTGTTTGGCGTGCAGGCGGCGATCAACATGGCGGTCAATCTGCATCTGATCCCCGCCAAGGGCATGACGCTGCCCTTCATCTCCTATGGCGGCTCGTCGATGATCTCGCTGGCCTACAGCGTCGGCATGCTGCTCGCTTTGACGCGTATGCGCCCGCGCACCGAAGTCGAGGCGATCGACGCCCACGTCGCGCGCACTTACGCGTGA
- the murG gene encoding undecaprenyldiphospho-muramoylpentapeptide beta-N-acetylglucosaminyltransferase, whose translation MMSTAPLILLAAGGTGGHLFPAEALGVALMKRGLRVRLVTDARALKYSGLFSREMIDVVPSETVRSRNPISLARTGIMLAAGTVMALNLMRSLKPAAVIGFGGYPTVPPLFAARLFGIPSLIHDSNAVMGRANRMLSGKVSAIATSLPGVLDRDPELSKKTTTTGTPMRPAILAAAAVPYAAPDLTGPFRLLVVGGSQGARIMADIVPGAIERLEPALWNRLVLTQQVRDEDMSRVRAVYDKLKIKAELAPFFGDLPARLASSQLVISRSGAGTVAELGAIGRPSILVPLPGALDQDQFANAGVLADAGGALRIAQADFTPDRLAAEISALAGEPARLTAMASGARKVGRLDAAERLADLVAKVAKI comes from the coding sequence GTGATGAGTACCGCGCCCCTCATATTGCTTGCGGCGGGCGGCACCGGCGGACATCTGTTTCCGGCGGAAGCGCTCGGCGTCGCGCTGATGAAGCGCGGGCTGCGCGTCCGGCTCGTGACGGATGCGCGAGCGCTGAAATATAGCGGGCTGTTTTCACGCGAGATGATCGATGTGGTGCCGAGCGAGACCGTGCGCTCCCGCAATCCCATCTCGCTGGCCCGCACCGGCATCATGCTCGCCGCCGGCACGGTGATGGCGCTGAATCTGATGCGCAGTTTGAAGCCAGCGGCGGTGATCGGCTTCGGCGGCTACCCGACCGTGCCGCCGTTGTTCGCCGCGCGCCTGTTCGGCATCCCTAGCCTGATCCACGATTCCAATGCGGTGATGGGCCGCGCCAATCGCATGCTGTCCGGCAAGGTTAGCGCCATCGCCACATCGCTGCCCGGCGTGCTCGACCGCGATCCCGAATTGTCGAAGAAGACCACCACAACAGGCACGCCGATGCGCCCGGCGATCCTCGCCGCTGCTGCCGTCCCCTACGCGGCGCCGGATCTCACCGGACCATTCCGCTTGCTCGTGGTCGGTGGCAGCCAGGGCGCGCGCATCATGGCTGATATCGTGCCTGGCGCCATCGAGCGTCTCGAGCCCGCGCTGTGGAATCGCCTCGTGCTCACACAACAGGTGCGCGACGAAGACATGAGCCGCGTGCGTGCCGTCTACGACAAGCTTAAGATCAAGGCCGAGCTCGCGCCGTTCTTCGGCGATCTCCCTGCGCGTCTCGCCTCAAGCCAACTGGTGATCTCGCGCTCCGGTGCGGGCACCGTCGCCGAACTCGGTGCCATCGGCCGGCCCTCCATTCTGGTGCCGCTGCCCGGCGCGCTGGATCAGGATCAGTTCGCCAATGCCGGCGTGCTCGCGGATGCGGGCGGTGCGCTTCGTATTGCGCAGGCCGATTTCACGCCGGATCGTCTGGCAGCGGAAATCTCGGCACTGGCCGGCGAACCGGCGCGGCTGACTGCAATGGCGTCTGGTGCGCGCAAGGTCGGCCGGCTCGATGCAGCGGAACGGCTGGCGGACCTCGTGGCCAAGGTCGCGAAGATTTAG
- a CDS encoding phosphotransferase: protein MSGEYLSNIPMTHREIAQAALRASVGSATIDSIRPIPGGVSGALVYRVDAGGRRYVLRMEGLASPLRNPHQYTSMRIAAEAGIAPRLHHVDETARVAVMDFIVEQPLNTYPGGPHALAQALGDMPRRLQGTPRFGRFVEYPEIVARLWAHVCRTNLFAPGVLDAHTQRLADLRGAYTWNSDEAVSSHNDILPRNLLFDGERLWLVDWESAYCNDPVVDMATMLDNFAPSPELEEVFLQAWLGHPPDRSLRDRLELMRALTRLFYAGVQFSAVATASRSVPDTDLSAPTLAEFQQALRDGRLAPDALETRHLLGKMYLAAFFTGEKPPGLPPPISAFQVMGTAEA, encoded by the coding sequence ATGAGCGGAGAGTATCTTTCCAATATTCCGATGACGCACCGCGAGATCGCGCAGGCTGCGCTCAGGGCGTCCGTCGGTTCTGCAACCATCGATTCCATCCGGCCGATTCCGGGTGGCGTCTCGGGCGCGCTCGTCTATCGCGTGGATGCCGGCGGCCGCCGCTACGTGTTGCGGATGGAGGGCCTTGCCAGTCCGCTGCGTAATCCGCACCAATATACGTCGATGCGCATCGCTGCAGAGGCAGGGATCGCGCCGCGGCTGCACCATGTGGATGAGACCGCACGTGTCGCGGTGATGGACTTTATCGTCGAGCAACCATTGAACACCTATCCCGGCGGCCCTCACGCTTTGGCACAGGCGCTGGGAGACATGCCGCGGCGGCTGCAGGGGACGCCAAGGTTCGGGCGCTTCGTCGAATATCCCGAGATCGTTGCCCGGCTGTGGGCCCATGTCTGCCGCACAAATCTGTTTGCGCCCGGCGTGCTCGATGCCCACACACAGCGTCTGGCAGACCTCCGCGGCGCCTATACGTGGAATAGCGACGAGGCGGTTTCCAGCCACAACGATATCCTGCCGCGCAATCTTCTGTTCGACGGCGAGCGGTTGTGGCTGGTCGATTGGGAGTCGGCCTATTGCAACGATCCGGTCGTCGACATGGCGACCATGCTCGACAATTTTGCGCCGTCACCTGAACTCGAAGAGGTGTTTTTGCAGGCATGGCTTGGTCACCCGCCCGATCGCAGCCTGCGCGATCGTCTCGAATTGATGCGCGCGCTTACTCGTCTGTTTTATGCGGGCGTCCAGTTCAGCGCCGTAGCGACCGCGTCGCGCTCGGTGCCGGACACGGATCTCTCGGCTCCTACACTTGCGGAATTCCAGCAGGCCTTACGCGACGGGCGGCTGGCGCCCGACGCGTTGGAGACCAGGCATCTGCTTGGAAAGATGTATCTCGCCGCATTTTTCACGGGCGAGAAACCGCCGGGGCTACCTCCGCCGATCAGTGCCTTTCAAGTGATGGGCACAGCGGAGGCATGA
- a CDS encoding LysR family transcriptional regulator has protein sequence MSRLDVNRSGEMEVFTRVVELGGFSTAARAFRMTPSAVSKLVARLEARLGVRLINRSTRKLQLTPEGSAFYERALRILDEMGAAEREAAIGATPSGLLRVNTSVPFGLRLLLPLLPEFAKRYPEIKVEVVLTDLVVDLLEERADVAIRVGLMRESRLLARKLGESRMVVVASPGYLAERGTPKTPDDLADHNLLRFGFAKWENGWPFKFGGETIAVMPSGNALVSDGEAMQHLAVAGMGLARLARFHVEADIAAGRLVPLLEAFNPGDIEPIHAVFVGHGGQLPARVRAFLDYLVETVRL, from the coding sequence ATGTCACGACTGGACGTCAACCGCTCCGGCGAGATGGAAGTGTTCACCCGCGTGGTCGAGCTCGGCGGTTTTTCGACCGCGGCGCGGGCCTTCCGGATGACTCCCTCTGCCGTCAGCAAACTGGTGGCGCGGCTGGAAGCAAGGCTCGGCGTGCGGCTGATCAACCGCTCGACGCGCAAGCTCCAGCTCACACCGGAAGGCAGCGCGTTCTATGAGCGCGCACTGCGCATTCTCGACGAGATGGGCGCGGCCGAGCGCGAGGCTGCCATCGGCGCAACACCGAGCGGTCTGCTGCGCGTCAATACCAGCGTGCCGTTCGGCCTGCGTCTCCTGCTGCCGCTGCTGCCGGAATTCGCGAAGCGCTATCCCGAGATCAAGGTCGAGGTCGTTCTGACTGATCTCGTGGTGGATCTCCTGGAAGAGCGCGCCGATGTCGCCATTCGCGTTGGCTTGATGCGCGAGTCACGACTGCTGGCGCGCAAACTCGGCGAGAGCCGGATGGTCGTGGTCGCCTCGCCCGGCTATCTCGCCGAGCGCGGCACACCAAAGACGCCGGACGATCTCGCTGACCATAATCTGCTGCGCTTCGGCTTCGCCAAGTGGGAGAACGGCTGGCCGTTCAAGTTCGGCGGCGAGACAATCGCCGTGATGCCGTCGGGCAATGCCCTCGTCAGCGACGGCGAAGCGATGCAGCACCTCGCCGTGGCCGGGATGGGCCTCGCGCGGCTGGCCCGCTTTCATGTTGAGGCCGACATTGCGGCGGGACGGCTCGTGCCGCTACTCGAAGCATTCAATCCCGGCGACATCGAGCCGATCCACGCGGTGTTCGTCGGCCATGGCGGACAATTGCCGGCGCGGGTGCGGGCGTTTCTGGATTATCTGGTGGAGACCGTGAGGCTGTAG
- a CDS encoding MFS transporter — MPLALYALTAGAFGIGVTEFVIMGLLIEVGGDLGVSIPAAGLLISGYALGVVLGAPIMTIATSRWPRKTVLLVLMGIFTLGNLACALAPDYWSLMAARVLTAFAHGTFFGVGSVVATSLVPENKKASAISIMFAGLTVATILGVPFGTWLGQGHGWRATFYAVTLVGMVAMAAVALLVPDVKAPEEHSKLSDDLAVLVRPQVLLGLLTTILGWIGIFALFTYVAPILTKISGFSDAAVSPILLVFGAGAIVGNLAGGRLADRWPAGSVFGSLLALAVTLVLITFAAHNQVAVIIAIALLGATAFATASPLQMAVLRQAQGAGQSLASSFNIAAFNLGNAIGAWLGGAVIAHGGLSAVPWVAALAPLAGLAVALIANRADRAPAVVPAPAE; from the coding sequence ATGCCTCTCGCACTTTACGCGCTTACCGCCGGCGCCTTCGGAATTGGCGTCACCGAATTCGTCATCATGGGTCTCCTCATCGAGGTCGGCGGCGACCTCGGCGTGTCGATCCCGGCCGCGGGTCTGCTGATCTCGGGCTATGCGCTGGGTGTCGTGCTCGGCGCCCCGATCATGACCATCGCCACCAGTCGCTGGCCGCGCAAAACCGTGCTGCTGGTGCTGATGGGCATCTTCACGCTGGGCAATCTCGCTTGTGCGCTGGCCCCGGATTACTGGAGCCTGATGGCGGCACGCGTGCTCACGGCTTTCGCGCATGGCACGTTCTTCGGCGTGGGCTCGGTGGTGGCGACGAGCCTCGTGCCCGAGAACAAGAAGGCGTCGGCGATCTCCATCATGTTCGCCGGCCTGACGGTGGCGACCATTCTCGGTGTGCCGTTCGGCACATGGCTCGGGCAGGGCCATGGCTGGCGTGCGACCTTCTACGCGGTGACGCTGGTGGGAATGGTTGCGATGGCAGCAGTGGCGCTGCTGGTGCCTGATGTGAAGGCACCGGAAGAACACAGCAAGCTGTCCGACGATCTTGCGGTGCTGGTGCGGCCCCAGGTGCTGCTCGGTCTGCTCACAACAATTTTGGGCTGGATCGGCATCTTCGCGCTGTTCACCTATGTCGCGCCGATCCTGACGAAGATTTCCGGCTTTTCCGATGCGGCCGTATCGCCGATCCTGCTGGTGTTCGGCGCTGGCGCCATCGTCGGTAATCTCGCCGGTGGACGTCTGGCCGATCGCTGGCCGGCGGGCAGCGTGTTCGGCAGCCTGCTGGCCTTGGCCGTGACGCTCGTGCTGATCACCTTCGCCGCGCATAATCAGGTCGCCGTCATCATCGCCATCGCGCTGCTTGGTGCCACGGCCTTCGCCACCGCATCGCCCTTGCAGATGGCCGTGTTGCGTCAGGCCCAGGGCGCCGGCCAGAGTCTCGCATCGAGCTTCAATATCGCCGCGTTCAATCTCGGCAATGCCATCGGTGCCTGGCTTGGCGGCGCGGTGATCGCGCATGGCGGTCTGAGCGCGGTGCCATGGGTTGCGGCGCTCGCTCCGCTGGCCGGGCTCGCCGTGGCGCTCATTGCCAATCGTGCGGATCGCGCACCGGCAGTGGTTCCAGCACCGGCGGAATAG
- the murC gene encoding UDP-N-acetylmuramate--L-alanine ligase — MRLPREIGPIHFVGIGGIGMSGIAEVLCNLGYTVQGSDASESANVNRLREKGITIHVGHKADNVSGADVLVVSTAIKRDNPELMAARAQRIPVVRRAEMLAELMRLKSCVAIAGTHGKTTTTSMVAALLDAGELDPTVINGGIINAYGTNARLGAGEWMVVEADESDGTFLKLPADVAIVTNVDPEHLDHFKTFDAVQDAFRHFVENVPFYGFAVMCIDHPVVQSIVGKIEDRRIITYGQNPQADARLVDLKPANGGSSFKVAFRDRKAGTAHEIDNLLLPMPGRHNALNATAAIAVAHELGMSDEAIRKAIAGFGGVKRRFTKTGEWNGVTIIDDYGHHPVEISAVLRAARESTAGKVIAVVQPHRYTRLQSLFEEFCTCFNDADTVIVADVYPAGEAPIEGIDRDNFVLGLRAHGHREVIPLQESAALAGLVAGVAKSGDTVVCLGAGNITQWAYALPGELKALG, encoded by the coding sequence ATGAGACTGCCGCGCGAAATCGGACCCATTCACTTTGTCGGTATCGGCGGCATCGGCATGAGCGGCATCGCCGAGGTGCTGTGCAATCTCGGCTACACCGTGCAGGGCTCCGACGCCTCCGAAAGCGCCAACGTCAATCGCCTCAGAGAAAAGGGCATCACCATTCATGTCGGCCACAAGGCCGATAACGTCTCAGGCGCCGACGTGCTCGTGGTCTCCACCGCGATCAAGCGCGACAATCCGGAACTGATGGCTGCGCGCGCGCAGCGCATTCCCGTGGTGCGCCGCGCCGAGATGCTCGCCGAATTGATGCGCCTCAAATCCTGCGTCGCGATCGCCGGTACCCATGGCAAGACCACGACGACCTCGATGGTCGCCGCATTGCTCGATGCCGGCGAGCTCGATCCGACCGTCATCAATGGTGGTATCATCAATGCCTATGGCACCAATGCGCGGCTCGGCGCGGGCGAGTGGATGGTGGTGGAAGCCGATGAGAGCGACGGCACCTTTTTGAAGCTCCCGGCCGATGTCGCCATCGTCACCAATGTGGATCCCGAACATCTCGATCACTTCAAGACCTTCGATGCCGTGCAGGACGCGTTCCGCCACTTTGTCGAGAACGTGCCGTTCTACGGCTTCGCCGTGATGTGCATCGATCACCCCGTGGTGCAGAGCATCGTCGGCAAGATCGAGGATCGCCGCATCATCACTTACGGACAGAACCCGCAGGCCGATGCGCGGCTGGTCGATCTTAAACCTGCCAATGGCGGCTCAAGCTTCAAAGTCGCGTTCCGCGATCGTAAGGCCGGCACCGCGCATGAGATCGACAATCTGCTGCTGCCGATGCCTGGTCGTCACAACGCCCTCAATGCAACGGCGGCGATTGCCGTCGCGCATGAACTCGGCATGTCCGATGAGGCGATCCGCAAGGCCATCGCCGGCTTCGGCGGCGTCAAGCGCCGCTTCACCAAGACCGGCGAGTGGAACGGCGTCACCATCATCGACGATTACGGTCATCACCCCGTAGAGATTTCAGCCGTGCTGCGCGCCGCGCGCGAGAGCACCGCAGGCAAGGTGATCGCCGTGGTGCAGCCGCATCGCTACACGCGCCTGCAGTCGCTGTTCGAGGAATTCTGCACCTGCTTCAACGACGCTGACACGGTGATCGTCGCCGACGTCTATCCCGCGGGCGAAGCGCCGATCGAGGGCATCGATCGCGACAATTTCGTGCTCGGCCTGCGCGCCCACGGCCATCGCGAGGTGATCCCGCTGCAGGAATCTGCGGCGCTTGCTGGTCTCGTGGCTGGCGTTGCAAAGAGCGGCGATACGGTGGTGTGCTTGGGTGCAGGCAATATCACGCAATGGGCTTACGCATTGCCGGGCGAATTGAAGGCGCTGGGCTAA
- the murB gene encoding UDP-N-acetylmuramate dehydrogenase, translating to MGLRIAGRIEGAGLSVADFPDIAPDLKSAMPDLRGRLLANESLAPLTWFRVGGPAQVLFTPADEDDLAYFLSKLPSDIPVTVVGVGSNLIVRDGGIKGVVIRLSPRGFGATSAEGDIVSAGTAALDKRVAETAAAAGIGGLEFYFGIPGSIGGALRMNAGANGDETKDVLIEATGIGRDGTKHVFDNAGMQFVYRNSGVSPSIIFTSARFRGTITEPAAIRARMDEVQAHRETAQPIREKTGGSTFKNPPGHSAWKLVDAAGCRGLRVGGAQVSEMHCNFLINTGDATASDIETLGETVRARVLAQSGIDLHWEIKRIGVAP from the coding sequence ATGGGCTTACGCATTGCCGGGCGAATTGAAGGCGCTGGGCTAAGCGTGGCTGACTTTCCCGACATCGCCCCCGATCTCAAATCCGCGATGCCCGATTTGCGCGGGCGGTTGCTTGCCAATGAATCCTTGGCGCCGCTGACATGGTTTCGTGTCGGCGGTCCGGCGCAGGTGTTATTCACGCCGGCGGATGAGGACGATCTCGCTTACTTCCTCTCGAAGCTTCCCTCCGACATTCCCGTCACCGTCGTCGGCGTCGGCTCCAATCTGATCGTGCGCGATGGCGGCATCAAAGGCGTCGTCATTCGCCTGAGCCCGCGCGGCTTCGGCGCAACATCAGCCGAAGGCGATATCGTGAGCGCCGGCACGGCTGCGCTCGACAAGCGCGTGGCGGAGACGGCAGCAGCGGCTGGTATCGGCGGGCTCGAATTCTACTTCGGCATTCCCGGCTCCATCGGCGGCGCGCTGCGGATGAATGCCGGTGCCAATGGCGACGAGACCAAGGATGTACTGATCGAGGCGACCGGCATCGGCCGCGATGGCACGAAGCACGTCTTCGACAATGCCGGCATGCAATTCGTCTATCGCAATTCCGGCGTCTCACCGTCGATCATCTTCACCTCGGCGAGATTTCGCGGAACGATTACAGAGCCGGCAGCCATTCGCGCGCGGATGGACGAGGTGCAGGCGCATCGCGAGACCGCGCAACCGATCCGTGAAAAGACCGGTGGCTCGACGTTCAAGAACCCGCCCGGTCACTCCGCCTGGAAGCTGGTCGATGCTGCAGGCTGCCGCGGCCTGCGCGTCGGCGGCGCGCAGGTGTCGGAGATGCACTGCAATTTCCTGATCAATACCGGTGATGCCACGGCGAGCGATATCGAAACGCTCGGCGAGACCGTGCGTGCACGCGTGCTGGCGCAGTCGGGCATCGACCTGCATTGGGAAATCAAGCGGATCGGCGTTGCGCCGTAG